The following proteins are co-located in the Actinomycetota bacterium genome:
- a CDS encoding CpaF family protein, with protein MTPRTHLPDHRARGPRPWSDAEAGAGVGPAGTRPWPGAGAGAAGTGASTIAAAASRVGMAGGVPPGLVQRVQRRLAATGAVASDVAGLRAAVADALDEDGVQLPAPDLTAVVRSIADELTGLGPLAPLLADPLVTDVMVNGPAEVWVERAGVVERAAVRFASAAAVAALVQRVVAPLGLRVDESRPWVDARLPGGERLHAVLPPLAPDGPVVTIRSFARRRLQLRDLIERDALDLATARLLEAMVAAGIAIAVSGATGTGKTTLLNVLAAAIPARERVVTVEDLAELRLPGPHVVRLEARPPNVEGRGEVPLRELVRNALRMRPDRIVVGEVRGPEVLDMLQAANTGHRGLMTTLHAGGPEEVPARLEAMALTAPGAGLDVVRRLVGGGIGAVVHLERTPAARPGRRVTVVAELLTTPDGRARAVPLRTADPATGLSATGHVPRWADRLDPSVLPVFEPTHPGGSVRVLCPRTHTR; from the coding sequence ATGACCCCCCGGACCCACCTCCCCGACCACCGCGCCCGCGGGCCCAGGCCGTGGTCCGACGCCGAGGCGGGTGCCGGCGTCGGTCCGGCCGGCACCAGGCCATGGCCCGGCGCTGGCGCCGGTGCGGCCGGGACCGGCGCCTCGACCATCGCGGCCGCGGCCAGCAGGGTCGGTATGGCCGGCGGGGTGCCCCCGGGGCTGGTCCAGCGGGTCCAGCGCCGGCTGGCCGCGACCGGCGCGGTCGCCAGCGACGTCGCCGGCCTCCGGGCGGCGGTGGCCGACGCCCTCGACGAGGACGGCGTCCAGCTCCCCGCCCCCGACCTCACGGCGGTCGTTCGCTCGATCGCCGACGAGCTGACCGGCCTCGGCCCGCTGGCACCGCTGCTCGCCGACCCGCTGGTGACCGACGTCATGGTCAACGGCCCCGCCGAGGTGTGGGTGGAGCGGGCGGGCGTCGTCGAACGGGCCGCCGTCCGCTTCGCCTCGGCCGCCGCCGTGGCCGCCCTGGTGCAGCGCGTGGTCGCCCCGCTCGGGCTCCGCGTGGACGAGTCCCGTCCCTGGGTCGACGCCCGCCTCCCGGGTGGGGAGCGGCTCCATGCCGTGCTGCCTCCGCTCGCCCCCGACGGCCCGGTCGTCACCATCCGCAGCTTCGCCCGGCGGCGGCTCCAGCTCCGCGACCTGATCGAGCGGGACGCCCTCGACCTCGCCACGGCCCGGCTGCTGGAGGCCATGGTCGCCGCCGGGATCGCCATCGCCGTGTCGGGCGCCACCGGCACCGGCAAGACGACCCTGCTCAACGTCCTCGCCGCCGCCATCCCGGCACGCGAACGGGTAGTCACCGTCGAGGACCTCGCCGAGCTGCGGCTTCCCGGCCCCCACGTCGTCCGGCTCGAGGCGCGACCCCCCAACGTGGAGGGCCGGGGCGAGGTGCCGCTGCGCGAGCTGGTCCGCAACGCCCTCCGCATGCGCCCCGACCGCATCGTCGTCGGCGAGGTCCGCGGCCCCGAGGTGCTGGACATGCTGCAGGCCGCCAACACCGGCCACCGCGGTCTCATGACCACCCTCCACGCCGGCGGCCCCGAGGAGGTACCCGCCCGTCTCGAAGCCATGGCCCTGACCGCACCAGGCGCCGGCCTCGACGTCGTCCGCCGCCTCGTCGGCGGCGGCATCGGCGCGGTCGTCCACCTGGAGCGCACCCCCGCCGCCCGCCCCGGCCGCCGCGTCACCGTCGTCGCCGAGCTCCTCACCACCCCAGACGGCCGCGCCCGGGCCGTCCCCCTCCGCACCGCCGATCCGGCCACCGGCCTCTCCGCGACCGGCCACGTCCCCCGCTGGGCCGACCGCCTCGACCCTTCGGTCCTCCCCGTGTTCGAGCCCACCCACCCCGGCGGCAGCGTCCGCGTCCTCTGCCCCCGGACCCACACCCGATGA